A window from Candidatus Gracilibacteria bacterium encodes these proteins:
- a CDS encoding helix-turn-helix domain-containing protein translates to MIKRLLTPEEVAEALQLHHLTVLKFIRSKKLKSVKFGRVYRISEEDLNDFLQSQTN, encoded by the coding sequence ATGATCAAGCGGCTCCTCACCCCCGAAGAAGTCGCGGAAGCCCTACAGCTCCACCACTTGACCGTATTGAAGTTCATACGGAGCAAGAAACTCAAAAGCGTGAAGTTTGGACGAGTGTACAGAATCAGTGAAGAAGACCTGAACGATTTCCTCCAAAGCCAGACCAATTAA
- a CDS encoding MFS transporter, whose amino-acid sequence MAQEDGDLKESMLTKTLHRFRVLPDSTRAMVYLYWIYEFSQIIVGLFINIFVFELTQSLFSLALYNLVFFFFVALGFSGWGYMVAQRQISLRYNYLRAFTIYTVSFLLLLFFPRDFSHLLLFAAFNGLGLGMFWVGVHSYEMLTTTDKNRDFYSSMVSLGTQIFSILSPLIATASFYLSEYVFHLESFEILFWLLPFVYLCSFPFLFKLPEYTPKRIPHREWKRLFFAPNLRPIRAYILAGGLPWGFRSTLIPALSLLSLKTVLNIGVLQTVVGGVSILTLLFLSHKRHEGNRVTILFYAVLLLSLSFGLLFFWDRSPAFFIVFSLVLTVVSPIYRVSEHVIDLQTMDRLTGDHSFYPGLVYRDILIWVGRTLAIGFLCVLLLFTSEEKTLLIGVGAIIASYWLVYFRAKRFQTRPVSLNASR is encoded by the coding sequence ATGGCTCAAGAAGATGGGGATTTAAAGGAAAGCATGCTCACTAAAACTCTTCATCGTTTTCGCGTCTTACCCGATTCCACTCGGGCGATGGTGTATTTGTATTGGATCTACGAGTTCTCTCAAATCATTGTCGGGCTTTTTATAAATATTTTTGTATTCGAGCTCACTCAATCTTTATTCAGCTTGGCGCTTTACAACCTAGTCTTCTTCTTTTTTGTGGCTTTGGGATTTTCGGGGTGGGGATACATGGTGGCGCAGCGGCAGATCTCGCTTCGCTACAACTATTTACGCGCCTTCACTATTTATACGGTTTCCTTTTTATTGCTCCTCTTTTTCCCACGAGACTTCAGTCACCTCCTTTTGTTTGCAGCTTTCAACGGGCTGGGGCTTGGTATGTTTTGGGTGGGCGTGCACAGTTACGAAATGTTGACCACCACCGATAAAAATCGGGACTTTTATTCTTCCATGGTTAGCTTAGGCACGCAGATTTTTTCGATTCTATCGCCCTTGATCGCGACGGCGAGTTTCTATCTGTCGGAGTATGTTTTCCATTTGGAGTCGTTTGAAATTCTATTTTGGCTTCTGCCCTTTGTTTACCTCTGCTCATTTCCCTTTTTATTTAAACTGCCCGAATACACGCCCAAGCGGATTCCGCACAGAGAATGGAAAAGGCTTTTCTTTGCGCCCAACTTGAGGCCGATTCGCGCCTATATTCTTGCCGGCGGGCTCCCGTGGGGTTTTCGGAGCACTCTGATCCCGGCACTGTCTTTGCTCTCCTTAAAAACCGTACTCAACATCGGGGTTTTACAGACCGTGGTGGGCGGAGTTTCTATTTTAACCCTGCTTTTTTTGTCGCATAAAAGGCATGAGGGAAACCGAGTGACGATTCTTTTTTACGCCGTGCTGTTGCTTTCATTGAGCTTTGGTCTGCTCTTTTTCTGGGATCGTTCTCCCGCATTTTTCATCGTCTTCTCCCTTGTACTCACCGTGGTGTCTCCCATTTACCGAGTGTCCGAACATGTTATTGATTTGCAAACCATGGACAGGCTCACCGGGGATCATTCTTTTTATCCGGGCTTGGTTTACCGAGATATTCTGATTTGGGTGGGAAGAACCCTGGCGATTGGTTTTCTTTGCGTGCTCCTGCTTTTTACCTCCGAAGAAAAAACCCTCTTGATTGGAGTGGGCGCCATTATAGCGAGCTATTGGCTGGTGTATTTTAGAGCAAAGAGATTTCAGACCCGCCCCGTATCTCTCAATGCATCAAGATAA
- the uvrA gene encoding excinuclease ABC subunit UvrA has translation MQATSIKVKGAKMHNLKNISVEIPRDKLTVITGLSGSGKSTLAFDTIYAEGQRRYVESLSTYARQFLGVMEKPDVESIEGLSPAISIDQKTAPRNPRSTVGTVTEIYDHLRLLFARVGTPHCPKCKKPIVRQTSSQIVDHVVTMGEGRRVLLLAPVMHGRKGEHTAVFDKIKKEGFVRVRVDGEVHSIVELPELDKNKPHDIEIVVDRLAVKKFEKTEGPNPDLTRLADSVEMSLRHGEGVMMILDNETGEVQKFSETFSCEDHPEVSITEIEPRNFSFNSPHGACEECHGLGTKLEIDAELVIPNKKLSLSEGAILPWSATSSHLSWYNNILEEVAKKYRFSVDVPVEELTEGQIQKVMYGTGEDRYTVKMNSGDGLSKGEFQTKFEGVIPNLERRFLETDSDYVRGKIEQFMRILPCPSCEGKRLKPEMLAVTIQEQSIADVTNLSIAEAEAFFKELKLSSMQKMIAEPILREVYSRLGFLNHVGVSYLTLDRAANTLSGGEAQRIRLATQIGSRLVGVLYVLDEPSIGLHQNDNEKLIQTLITLRDIGNTVIVVEHDIDTMLSADYILDIGPGAGKHGGEVVAAGTPKEIMANKNSMTGQYLSGKKEIPLPKTRRKGNGKSLEILGASEHNLKNIDVKFPLGTFTTVTGVSGSGKSTLVNEILVKKVAAVINRNKALAGAHREIRGIEQLDKIINIDQSPIGRTPRSNPATYTGVFTEIRELFAQTGEARLRGYKAGRFSFNVKGGRCEVCEGDGLKKIEMHFLADIYVPCESCKGRRYNREALEVSYRGKNIADVLDMTVDECLEFFDAIPAIKTKLETLSKVGLGYIHLGQSATTLSGGEAQRIKLSTELSKRSTGKTLYILDEPTTGLHFDDVKKLVEVLQQLVDTGNTVIVIEHNLDLIKCSDHVIDMGPDGGNGGGEVVACGTPEEVAKHKSSYTGKWLKKMGI, from the coding sequence ATGCAAGCAACAAGCATCAAAGTCAAAGGAGCGAAGATGCACAATTTGAAGAACATCAGTGTGGAGATCCCGCGCGATAAACTCACGGTGATCACCGGCCTTTCGGGTTCAGGAAAATCCACCCTGGCTTTTGACACTATTTATGCGGAAGGACAAAGGCGTTATGTGGAATCTTTATCCACCTACGCACGGCAATTTTTGGGAGTGATGGAAAAACCCGATGTGGAGTCCATTGAAGGACTTTCCCCCGCCATTTCCATTGATCAAAAAACAGCGCCTCGCAACCCGCGCTCAACCGTGGGAACCGTGACGGAAATTTATGATCACCTCAGACTTTTATTCGCACGAGTGGGAACTCCGCATTGTCCCAAATGCAAAAAACCCATTGTGAGGCAAACCTCCAGCCAAATCGTGGATCATGTGGTTACAATGGGTGAGGGGCGCAGAGTGCTTTTGCTCGCTCCCGTGATGCATGGACGAAAAGGCGAGCACACCGCCGTTTTTGATAAGATTAAAAAGGAAGGCTTTGTGCGTGTGCGAGTGGATGGAGAAGTGCACTCCATTGTGGAACTTCCGGAGCTCGATAAAAACAAGCCGCACGACATTGAAATTGTGGTGGACCGCCTCGCCGTTAAAAAATTTGAAAAAACAGAGGGTCCCAACCCCGATCTCACCCGTCTTGCCGATTCCGTGGAAATGTCCTTACGGCACGGGGAGGGGGTGATGATGATTTTGGACAACGAGACGGGAGAAGTACAAAAGTTCTCCGAAACTTTTTCTTGTGAAGATCACCCCGAAGTGAGCATCACGGAAATTGAACCCAGAAACTTTTCATTCAACAGCCCACACGGAGCATGTGAAGAGTGTCACGGACTCGGAACCAAACTGGAAATCGACGCGGAACTGGTGATCCCCAATAAAAAACTCAGCCTTTCGGAAGGTGCCATTTTGCCATGGTCCGCCACAAGTTCACATCTCTCGTGGTACAACAACATTTTGGAAGAAGTGGCAAAAAAATATCGATTTTCTGTGGATGTTCCCGTGGAAGAGCTCACCGAAGGACAGATCCAAAAAGTGATGTACGGAACGGGAGAGGATCGTTACACGGTAAAAATGAATTCCGGAGATGGCCTTTCCAAAGGAGAATTCCAAACCAAGTTTGAAGGAGTAATCCCCAACTTGGAACGACGATTTTTGGAAACGGATTCCGACTATGTCCGTGGGAAAATTGAACAATTCATGAGGATCTTGCCTTGTCCTTCTTGCGAGGGGAAACGGCTCAAGCCCGAAATGCTCGCCGTGACCATTCAAGAACAGTCTATCGCCGATGTCACCAATCTTTCCATTGCGGAGGCCGAAGCTTTTTTTAAGGAGCTCAAACTCTCCTCAATGCAAAAAATGATTGCGGAACCCATATTGAGGGAAGTCTATTCTCGGCTCGGATTTTTGAATCATGTGGGAGTTTCTTATCTCACCTTGGATCGTGCCGCCAACACCCTTTCCGGGGGAGAAGCTCAACGCATTCGCTTGGCCACCCAAATTGGATCCCGCTTGGTGGGAGTGCTCTATGTACTCGATGAACCTTCCATTGGACTTCACCAAAACGACAACGAAAAACTCATCCAAACACTCATCACTTTAAGGGACATCGGAAACACCGTGATTGTGGTGGAACATGATATTGATACCATGCTGAGTGCCGATTATATTTTGGATATTGGACCGGGGGCAGGGAAGCACGGAGGAGAAGTGGTGGCCGCCGGAACCCCAAAAGAAATCATGGCCAACAAAAATTCCATGACGGGGCAATATCTTTCCGGGAAAAAAGAAATTCCACTCCCAAAAACACGCAGAAAAGGAAACGGAAAATCATTGGAAATTCTTGGAGCCAGCGAACACAATTTAAAAAACATCGATGTAAAATTCCCCCTGGGAACTTTCACAACCGTGACGGGAGTTTCCGGGTCCGGAAAATCCACTTTGGTGAATGAAATCTTGGTTAAAAAAGTGGCGGCGGTGATCAATAGAAACAAGGCTTTGGCCGGAGCTCACCGTGAAATTCGTGGGATTGAACAACTCGATAAAATCATCAACATTGATCAGTCTCCCATTGGCCGCACCCCTCGCTCCAATCCCGCAACCTACACCGGAGTCTTCACGGAAATTCGTGAGCTCTTTGCACAAACCGGAGAAGCGCGCCTTCGTGGATACAAGGCGGGCCGATTCTCTTTTAATGTGAAGGGAGGCCGTTGTGAAGTGTGTGAAGGAGACGGGCTCAAGAAAATTGAGATGCACTTTTTGGCGGACATTTATGTGCCCTGCGAATCCTGCAAGGGCCGTCGTTACAATCGTGAAGCTTTGGAAGTGTCCTACCGCGGCAAAAACATCGCGGATGTTTTGGACATGACAGTGGATGAGTGTTTAGAATTTTTCGATGCCATCCCCGCCATTAAGACCAAACTGGAAACGCTTTCAAAAGTAGGCTTGGGTTATATCCACTTGGGCCAGTCCGCAACCACCCTTTCCGGGGGAGAGGCGCAACGGATCAAACTCTCCACTGAACTTTCCAAGCGCTCCACGGGAAAAACACTCTATATCTTGGATGAACCCACCACCGGTCTGCATTTTGATGATGTTAAAAAACTGGTGGAAGTGCTGCAGCAACTCGTGGACACCGGGAACACCGTGATTGTGATTGAACACAACCTCGATCTTATTAAATGCTCCGATCATGTGATCGATATGGGTCCGGATGGCGGAAATGGGGGAGGAGAGGTGGTGGCCTGCGGAACTCCCGAAGAAGTCGCCAAACACAAAAGCTCCTACACCGGCAAATGGCTCAAGAAGATGGGGATTTAA